From the Myripristis murdjan chromosome 14, fMyrMur1.1, whole genome shotgun sequence genome, one window contains:
- the LOC115371307 gene encoding tigger transposable element-derived protein 1-like, producing MPSRNHLDKVGKKKKKKWTEEAMERALVEVKAGRCTVRQAAKEFGVPKSSLGDRVSGRVTPGSRSGPAQLITSADEEVLVEFSLYMSKHGFPLTKQQLVSFASSIYRRQHRRVAFSKLGQTWWLNFRKRQEKNITIQQVDSIVRGRTMCVRKEAVDQFFHLLTTVMDASGLREKPHQIFNCNETGFQLGRKRVILPKSASVGYKPAPGTRDHISVLACFSAAGDDIPPFLIYSKAYPGGVCYKTQGPPDALYGWSDSGCINSDLFKKWFLKHFLLRAPKERPLLLIFDGHKSPLNLEVVEAARKENVILLCLPPHCSHILQPLDTGLFSFLKQRFTAFVGDGCTAETYFLVSKKEFSGVFKEPYQAVQGEEGVRMVKEGFRKCGIYPLNRFAINEAHLMPSRSLSPAAAASLSIAATGEPRTSLVSEPSGPGPSSS from the coding sequence ATGCCATCTAGAAATCATCTCGACAAAGttggaaagaagaagaagaagaaatggacGGAAGAGGCCATGGAACGTGCACTGGTGGAGGTGAAGGCGGGCAGGTGTACGGTGCGGCAGGCTGCTAAGGAGTTTGGAGTCCCAAAATCTTCCCTGGGCGACAGGGTCAGTGGACGCGTGACACCAGGCAGTCGCAGCGGGCCAGCTCAGCTGATAACCTCTGctgatgaggaggtgttggtggAGTTCTCCTTGTACATGTCTAAGCATGGATTCCCACTTACAAAACAACAATTAGTCTCCTTTGCCTCATCAATATATAGGCGGCAGCACCGCAGGGTGGCATTTTCTAAGTTGGGTCAGACCTGGTGGCTCAATTTTAGGAAACGGCAAGAGAAGAACATCACCATTCAGCAAGTGGACAGTATTGTTCGTGGGAGGACAATGTGTGTGAGGAAGGAAGCGGTGGATCAGTTTTTTCACCTGCTGACCACAGTCATGGACGCCAGTGGGCTGAGGGAGAAGCCTCACCAAATCTTTAACTGTAATGAGACGGGCTTTCAGCTGGGCAGGAAGAGGGTGATCCTCCCCAAATCAGCCAGTGTTGGATACAAGCCGGCTCCAGGCACAAGGGACCACATCTCTGTGCTGGCTTGCTTCAGTGCAGCCGGCGACGACATCCCTCCATTCCTCATCTACTCAAAGGCCTATCCAGGCGGCGTGTGCTACAAGACACAAGGGCCACCCGACGCTCTGTACGGCTGGTCGGACTCAGGGTGTATCAACTCTGACCTTTTCAAGAAATGGTTCCTTAAACACTTCCTGCTGCGTGCGCCGAAGGAGCGGCCGCTGCTGCTGATCTTCGACGGCCACAAATCGCCTCTGAATCTGGAGGTGGTGGAAGCAGCTCGCAAGGAGAACGTCATCCTGCTGTGCCTGCCGCCGCATTGCTCCCACATCCTGCAGCCGCTCGACACCGgtctcttttcatttctgaaGCAGCGCTTCACAGCGTTTGTCGGTGATGGCTGCACTGCTGAGACTTACTTTCTAGTCAGCAAGAAGGAGTTCTCAGGGGTTTTTAAGGAGCCTTATCAGGCcgtgcagggagaggagggggtgagGATGGTCAAGGAGGGTTTTAGGAAATGTGGCATCTACCCACTGAACCGCTTTGCCATCAACGAAGCCCACCTGATGCCGTCACGCAGCCTGagcccagcagctgcagcctcgTTGTCTATAGCAGCAACAGGGGAACCCAGAACCTCTCTTGTATCTGAGCCCTCAGGTCCTGGACCGTCCTCTTCCTAG